From Pseudoalteromonas rubra, one genomic window encodes:
- a CDS encoding methylamine utilization protein codes for MNVSGHNPVRIAQGHLIVIRRTMECARKIVGLRIFAWPVYAWILASFGGPIYGADNALDNGAGKGVGNGSGNGYTLQLRDQHGAPLPDVVVEVVAPLRASQVQQVAVMDQVNKQFHPRLLTIMQGQAVSFPNSDDIRHHVYSFSETKRFELKLYAGTPIQPIRFEQPGVVVLGCNIHDSMVGYIYVSQSKDALTSNQSGTVQLPAYAPQLAIWHALQTQDIDTRRIVTVTELQQSGSVIVETQTPAPRNTFSEMFKDHHGH; via the coding sequence ATGAACGTCAGCGGGCATAACCCGGTAAGGATCGCACAAGGGCACCTGATCGTGATCAGGCGAACGATGGAGTGTGCACGAAAGATAGTTGGCCTGCGTATTTTTGCCTGGCCTGTGTACGCCTGGATACTTGCCAGCTTTGGTGGTCCTATTTATGGGGCTGATAATGCACTCGACAATGGTGCTGGTAAGGGTGTCGGTAACGGATCCGGTAACGGGTACACTCTTCAATTGCGTGATCAGCACGGTGCACCTTTACCTGATGTGGTGGTTGAAGTGGTTGCCCCCTTACGTGCGAGCCAGGTGCAGCAAGTCGCCGTAATGGATCAGGTCAATAAACAATTCCACCCCAGACTACTGACCATAATGCAGGGTCAGGCGGTGAGCTTTCCCAACAGTGATGATATTCGTCATCATGTCTATTCTTTTTCTGAGACCAAGCGTTTTGAGCTTAAATTATATGCGGGTACACCTATTCAACCGATACGATTTGAACAACCGGGTGTCGTTGTTCTAGGATGTAATATTCATGATTCGATGGTGGGCTATATCTATGTTTCTCAATCAAAAGACGCGCTTACCAGCAATCAGTCGGGCACAGTGCAGTTACCTGCTTATGCGCCGCAATTGGCTATCTGGCATGCACTACAAACACAGGATATCGACACTCGCAGGATAGTGACGGTGACAGAATTACAACAATCCGGGTCTGTTATTGTAGAAACACAGACACCGGCACCCAGAAACACATTCTCGGAGATGTTTAAGGATCATCATGGGCACTAG
- a CDS encoding putative bifunctional diguanylate cyclase/phosphodiesterase has translation MGTSFKNRIIALCVGLVLLTAVASLASFWWSTSQFNERKVQQDIQTAQNVYQQYLSAQERLLVTAATVLTQDFGFKQAVATRDAPTIESVLFNHSQRIDADLMLLLDVRGQLISANQAEIELAEDLRPLLRELLNHTEQSAFVSLDKQLYQAIILPVKAPRTIAFAIVGFAVDTEVAGQLRELTGMEMSFIGHGEQIKASSLRLPESQDLFAYLHEQKITRWLSEFPVYINAEVALPALNSSPVSLVLSADMTKDYQEFDQLVLTIILSSCVTMLFGFVASGFLARNLATPLQQLTVMARRFALGDYEATVHESRPTKEICQLVDAFHEMGDDIQAREKQIRYQASHDGLTRFYNRAAAMEKLTRLLQDGRVYYLLVVDIKGLRHINDKLGPRVGDSCIQAVAQRIEQIGASFEGLNARLGGDEFLTVLAAKEDSSMEGCVAGFLSALNQPYQVQKLEINLRFSVGVVHYPEQADDPEDLVRRALIAADNAAQQGSNSVYFYQTGEDEAYLERLLIIDELKAALQSDDGQLFMTYQPKLNMHSQQVDKVESLIRWQRRNGEWISPEVFIDLAEQSGLIVELTQWVLKTVVAQVANWVEQGITMKAAINVSAQDIADPDFVPHLEAMLDRYQISPSLITIELTERDMIENEEKGIAALKVLKEIGVHISLDDYGVGQTSLGRLKMLPIDELKLDKVFILKLAETHQDQCIVRSTISLGHQLGFSVVAEGVEDKASLELLKEMGCDYAQGYYLSKPLKAELLTQWLGQYHEAG, from the coding sequence ATGGGCACTAGTTTTAAAAATCGTATTATCGCCTTGTGCGTCGGGTTGGTGCTGCTGACAGCGGTTGCCAGCTTAGCCAGCTTCTGGTGGTCTACCAGCCAGTTCAATGAGCGCAAGGTGCAGCAGGATATTCAGACGGCGCAAAATGTCTATCAGCAATATCTCAGTGCCCAAGAACGTTTGCTGGTGACTGCTGCCACGGTACTGACGCAAGACTTTGGCTTTAAACAGGCGGTTGCAACGCGCGATGCGCCGACCATTGAAAGCGTGCTGTTTAATCACAGTCAGCGTATCGATGCTGATCTGATGTTGCTGCTGGACGTGCGCGGTCAGCTGATCTCTGCCAATCAGGCCGAAATTGAGCTGGCTGAAGATCTGCGCCCGTTGCTCAGAGAGTTGTTAAATCATACCGAACAGTCTGCTTTTGTCAGCCTGGACAAGCAGTTGTATCAGGCGATTATTTTGCCCGTGAAGGCACCGCGTACCATTGCTTTCGCGATTGTTGGCTTTGCCGTTGATACGGAAGTGGCAGGTCAGCTGCGTGAACTAACTGGGATGGAAATGAGCTTTATTGGCCATGGTGAGCAGATCAAGGCCAGTTCGTTGCGTTTGCCCGAATCCCAGGATTTATTCGCCTATCTGCATGAGCAAAAAATTACCCGTTGGCTGAGCGAGTTTCCGGTTTATATTAATGCGGAGGTTGCTTTGCCCGCGTTAAACTCTTCTCCGGTTAGCCTGGTATTAAGTGCTGATATGACCAAAGACTATCAGGAGTTCGATCAGCTGGTGTTAACCATTATTTTATCGTCCTGTGTGACTATGTTGTTTGGCTTTGTGGCCAGTGGTTTTTTAGCTCGGAATCTGGCTACCCCGTTACAGCAGCTAACTGTGATGGCACGTCGATTTGCCCTGGGTGACTACGAAGCCACCGTACACGAGTCGCGACCGACAAAAGAGATCTGCCAGCTGGTCGATGCCTTTCATGAAATGGGTGATGACATCCAGGCGCGGGAAAAACAAATTCGCTATCAGGCCAGCCACGATGGTCTGACACGCTTTTATAATCGCGCAGCCGCCATGGAGAAGCTTACCCGCTTGTTGCAAGATGGTCGCGTTTATTACCTGCTGGTTGTGGACATAAAAGGCCTCAGACACATTAACGATAAGCTGGGTCCTCGCGTGGGCGATAGCTGTATTCAGGCCGTTGCACAGCGGATTGAACAAATCGGCGCCAGTTTTGAAGGGCTGAATGCCCGACTCGGTGGAGATGAGTTTTTAACTGTGCTGGCAGCCAAAGAGGACAGTTCAATGGAAGGCTGTGTCGCTGGGTTTCTGAGTGCGTTGAATCAGCCTTACCAGGTACAGAAACTGGAGATCAATCTGCGTTTTAGTGTGGGGGTGGTCCATTACCCGGAGCAGGCAGACGATCCGGAAGATCTGGTACGCCGTGCTTTGATTGCCGCAGACAATGCGGCGCAGCAGGGCAGTAATTCGGTGTATTTTTACCAAACCGGTGAAGACGAAGCCTACCTGGAACGCTTGTTGATCATTGATGAGCTCAAAGCAGCGCTGCAAAGTGACGACGGCCAGCTGTTTATGACCTATCAGCCTAAGCTCAACATGCACAGTCAGCAGGTCGATAAGGTGGAGTCTTTGATCCGCTGGCAGCGGCGCAATGGTGAGTGGATCTCGCCCGAAGTTTTTATTGATCTGGCGGAGCAGTCAGGCCTGATCGTCGAGCTGACTCAGTGGGTGCTTAAAACGGTGGTGGCGCAGGTTGCCAACTGGGTCGAGCAGGGGATCACCATGAAAGCGGCCATTAATGTGTCGGCACAGGATATTGCGGATCCCGATTTTGTGCCCCACCTGGAAGCCATGCTGGATCGCTATCAGATATCGCCTTCCTTGATCACCATAGAGCTGACAGAGCGGGATATGATCGAGAACGAAGAGAAGGGGATTGCCGCGCTTAAAGTGCTCAAAGAGATTGGCGTACATATTTCTCTGGACGATTACGGTGTCGGACAGACCTCACTGGGTCGCTTAAAAATGCTGCCAATTGATGAACTCAAGCTGGATAAAGTGTTTATTCTGAAGCTGGCCGAAACGCATCAGGATCAGTGTATTGTGCGTTCCACCATCAGCCTGGGTCATCAACTTGGTTTCTCTGTGGTTGCTGAAGGGGTAGAAGATAAAGCCTCTTTGGAGCTGCTCAAAGAAATGGGCTGTGATTATGCTCAGGGATATTATCTGAGTAAACCATTGAAGGCGGAGCTGTTAACACAATGGCTTGGCCAGTATCATGAAGCGGGCTAA
- a CDS encoding FkbM family methyltransferase, with the protein MKIKKQELHPKHSADLIRMGNQFDGGYVIPKTHIKDTDVLLSLGINDDWRFDKEFQALNPDCRVVGVDYTVGLNFIVRKTLQNSVKSLINTLLFRHDKRQKYWTRLLNCVFFYSFFRGQNRHLQRRVSETSGQLDISLDELIEHHCGDHQDTVFLKMDIEGAEYQIINDLCKHANRINVVAAEFHHLDTKTTQFNNFITAMSEYFHVVHIHGNNYGKYVDEIDFPETVEITFINKSLMSDPAPSQHSYPVEGLDFPNNPKKPDYNIAFE; encoded by the coding sequence ATGAAAATTAAGAAGCAAGAGCTGCACCCTAAACACAGCGCGGATCTTATCCGCATGGGTAACCAATTTGACGGGGGCTATGTCATCCCCAAAACCCATATCAAAGACACTGACGTGTTACTCTCACTGGGTATCAATGATGACTGGCGATTTGATAAAGAATTTCAGGCACTCAACCCCGATTGCCGGGTGGTGGGGGTAGACTATACCGTTGGGCTTAACTTCATTGTACGAAAAACCCTGCAAAATAGCGTTAAGTCGCTGATCAATACACTGCTGTTTCGCCATGACAAGCGCCAGAAGTACTGGACCCGTTTATTAAACTGTGTGTTCTTTTACAGCTTCTTCCGTGGCCAGAATCGTCATTTACAACGCCGTGTCAGCGAAACATCAGGTCAGCTGGATATCAGCCTGGATGAGTTAATCGAGCACCACTGTGGCGATCACCAAGACACCGTTTTCCTGAAGATGGATATTGAGGGGGCTGAATATCAGATTATCAATGACTTGTGTAAGCATGCCAACAGGATCAATGTGGTGGCGGCAGAGTTTCATCACCTGGATACAAAAACAACGCAATTCAATAATTTTATTACAGCCATGTCTGAGTATTTCCATGTCGTACATATTCATGGTAACAACTACGGTAAATACGTAGACGAGATTGATTTTCCTGAGACGGTGGAAATCACCTTTATCAATAAAAGTCTGATGTCAGATCCAGCGCCTTCTCAACACAGCTACCCGGTAGAGGGGCTGGACTTCCCAAACAACCCAAAAAAACCGGATTATAACATTGCCTTTGAATAG
- a CDS encoding glycosyltransferase family 9 protein, with product MSSKTITQDKVRGPILVVLPKFIGDAINTLPAIAMLRSLYPEHSIHLLARPYMLEVLERAAHYNIELIADNRYCKEHKQGMFSFARTLRKTKYAMAVLFRGSIREALLAKLAHIPLIIGYAQNGRKPLLSHALKLNECHHYIHRYCRLVNDVHNRPFSHFELPSLSPRTIALPKHVHKTAVYVGGKNKGTRHYDVAKSVDALTCIAKSTETHFYILGDPSESEDAVRLSQALTKNRVPATNLAGKTTLGELVDTIAAMDTMISIDSGPMHIAAACNVPCLALVGLGTSPWSIVRPLQNNLIALESPSTSMVEHEIINDISPEMIARQYIALLEKPKS from the coding sequence ATGTCCTCGAAAACAATCACACAAGACAAAGTACGTGGCCCGATACTGGTGGTTTTACCTAAATTTATCGGTGATGCCATCAATACTTTGCCTGCAATTGCTATGCTCAGGTCGCTATATCCGGAGCATTCGATACATCTGCTGGCGCGTCCTTATATGCTTGAAGTCCTTGAACGCGCAGCACATTACAATATTGAGCTAATTGCAGATAATCGCTATTGCAAAGAACACAAGCAGGGGATGTTTTCTTTTGCACGTACGCTAAGAAAGACGAAGTATGCTATGGCGGTGTTGTTCAGAGGATCAATACGTGAAGCATTACTTGCGAAACTGGCTCACATACCGCTCATTATTGGATATGCACAGAATGGCCGAAAACCGCTGCTCAGCCACGCCCTAAAGCTCAACGAGTGTCATCATTATATTCATCGGTACTGCCGACTAGTGAATGACGTTCATAATCGTCCTTTTTCTCACTTTGAGTTACCCTCTTTGTCACCACGCACCATAGCGCTACCGAAGCACGTTCACAAAACAGCGGTCTACGTTGGTGGTAAGAACAAAGGGACCCGACACTATGACGTCGCCAAAAGTGTCGATGCCCTCACATGCATAGCAAAATCTACAGAAACTCACTTTTACATTCTGGGGGATCCATCCGAATCAGAAGACGCAGTCCGTTTATCTCAAGCGTTAACAAAGAATAGGGTTCCTGCCACGAATCTGGCCGGCAAAACCACGCTTGGGGAATTGGTTGATACGATCGCCGCGATGGATACCATGATCTCCATAGACTCAGGTCCTATGCATATAGCAGCTGCCTGTAACGTACCTTGTCTGGCCCTGGTCGGGTTAGGGACTTCTCCCTGGTCTATTGTAAGGCCATTACAAAACAACCTGATAGCTTTGGAAAGTCCATCAACCAGCATGGTCGAGCATGAGATCATCAATGATATCAGCCCCGAAATGATTGCGCGTCAGTATATTGCACTGCTCGAAAAACCAAAAAGTTAA
- a CDS encoding sulfurtransferase: protein MKNIKSCHWLLKNLNRVTVLDCGMLKPGTKGNYVPSEIIAGAKRFDISHAFSDANGACPNTMCSAAQFQHGVRALGINQQDTVVVYDNFALFSAARAWWMFKAMGFEQVYVLDGGLVKWLELGLPVATEYAHSCEPGDFVVDPQSGYFIDKHAVLAGIESAEVLLLDARSPARFSGQEREPRVGMRSGHIPGSANVHYASVLDDSGLIKPKAQLRTLLTDAGVTNQALQFSCGSGVTACILAMIADECGFYPLSVYDGSWSEWGQDASLPVATCPA, encoded by the coding sequence ATGAAAAACATCAAAAGTTGTCACTGGTTACTGAAAAACCTCAATCGCGTCACTGTGCTTGATTGCGGCATGCTCAAACCAGGAACAAAAGGAAATTATGTGCCATCGGAGATCATTGCCGGGGCAAAACGTTTTGATATCAGCCACGCCTTTAGCGATGCAAATGGCGCGTGCCCCAATACAATGTGCAGCGCAGCGCAATTTCAGCATGGCGTCAGGGCGTTGGGCATTAACCAGCAGGATACTGTGGTAGTTTACGACAATTTTGCTTTGTTCAGTGCTGCCCGGGCCTGGTGGATGTTTAAAGCCATGGGGTTTGAGCAGGTTTATGTGCTGGATGGGGGCTTAGTCAAGTGGCTAGAGCTGGGTCTCCCCGTTGCGACTGAGTATGCGCACAGCTGCGAGCCTGGAGATTTCGTTGTTGACCCCCAAAGCGGTTACTTCATTGATAAGCATGCTGTGCTGGCGGGGATAGAGAGCGCTGAAGTGTTACTTCTGGATGCTCGCAGCCCGGCGCGGTTTAGCGGTCAGGAACGAGAACCCAGAGTCGGGATGCGCAGTGGCCATATTCCGGGCAGTGCGAATGTCCATTATGCGAGCGTACTGGATGACAGCGGATTAATTAAACCTAAAGCGCAGTTACGGACATTATTAACGGACGCCGGGGTCACTAATCAGGCCTTACAATTTAGCTGTGGCTCCGGGGTGACAGCCTGTATTTTGGCTATGATTGCGGATGAATGTGGGTTTTACCCTTTATCCGTTTATGACGGATCCTGGAGTGAATGGGGGCAAGACGCAAGTCTGCCTGTTGCCACTTGCCCCGCATAA
- a CDS encoding ROK family transcriptional regulator: MKGSNAKQNKSINLRLVLSQIVTQGPISRVEIARNTQLTKQTITNMVEELLSVQLVEETGIKKSEGAGKPSKMLVLNKKAAYTLAIRIVDRELEVGLFYLNGELLNRLHTHLDTGDTLLNKAKYLIDTLLTVANLSVSQVLGCGLSVQLSHLKGVEIFAHNRELQQQLADTLGVPVALETTASACASFQMLFGEARLLDSFVYVHLGNQVESAVVYDRRILLGQNGLTGALGELFVTPETDDDTAELGRLNDFASLSALKNSLGRPGCSTEELHHQLQEHPVIERWLEQAAEPMRIAIHSIESLLNTQTIILGGDINDWLLDKLTSELRPFIPSIAQFGERQVVRLVKTPDVANIALKGIATLPLHSALSAKNMQTLYFPAINQPSELQELVY, encoded by the coding sequence TTGAAAGGCTCCAACGCAAAACAGAATAAATCGATAAATTTGCGTCTTGTACTCTCTCAGATTGTCACTCAGGGGCCAATCTCCCGTGTTGAGATTGCCCGCAATACCCAATTGACCAAGCAAACCATTACCAACATGGTGGAAGAACTGCTGAGCGTTCAACTTGTTGAAGAAACCGGTATAAAAAAGTCAGAAGGGGCAGGTAAACCCTCAAAGATGCTGGTTCTGAATAAAAAGGCCGCATACACACTGGCAATACGCATCGTTGACCGCGAGCTGGAAGTCGGCCTGTTTTATCTCAACGGTGAGCTGCTCAACCGACTGCACACCCACCTTGACACAGGTGATACCCTGCTCAACAAGGCCAAATACCTGATTGACACCCTATTGACCGTCGCCAACCTGAGCGTCTCTCAGGTGCTTGGCTGCGGCCTGTCGGTTCAACTGAGCCATCTTAAGGGCGTCGAGATTTTTGCTCACAACCGGGAGCTTCAGCAACAGCTGGCCGATACGCTGGGCGTACCCGTGGCACTGGAAACAACAGCCTCTGCCTGCGCCAGTTTTCAGATGCTGTTTGGCGAAGCCAGGCTGCTGGACAGCTTTGTCTATGTACACCTTGGCAATCAGGTAGAGTCGGCGGTGGTATACGATCGGCGGATCCTGCTCGGTCAGAATGGCCTGACCGGCGCATTGGGTGAGCTGTTTGTGACCCCTGAAACAGATGATGACACCGCTGAGCTGGGTCGACTGAACGACTTCGCCTCGTTAAGTGCCCTAAAAAATAGCCTCGGACGCCCTGGTTGCAGCACCGAAGAGCTGCATCACCAGCTACAGGAACACCCGGTGATAGAGCGCTGGCTAGAACAGGCTGCGGAGCCGATGCGGATAGCGATCCACAGCATTGAGTCCCTGCTGAATACGCAGACCATCATTTTGGGCGGTGACATCAATGACTGGCTGCTTGATAAACTCACGTCTGAGTTGCGTCCATTCATTCCATCCATTGCGCAGTTTGGTGAACGCCAGGTGGTGCGGCTAGTCAAAACCCCGGACGTTGCCAACATTGCCCTCAAGGGCATTGCGACTTTGCCGCTGCACAGCGCGCTCAGCGCCAAGAACATGCAGACTTTGTACTTTCCTGCCATTAACCAGCCCAGTGAACTTCAGGAGCTGGTTTACTAG
- a CDS encoding substrate-binding domain-containing protein, with protein MSTGTQMNGHRRRTWFSGMFAAAALCATSMSWAAQSIDWSKAAKSSDIHLTEQQSEQIKSKDLTAALVWHGASPWVAAVSRGARAEFEKLGIKVVAATDAQFDPAKQVADLENIAALKPDIILSLSVDGVSTKQSYAKAIERGAKLVLLSNPIPGFEQGKDFVGIVTDDMFGMGKAAADLTADALGDKGKIGMIYHDASYFITNNRDNAYRKGLKAYPGLNVVIERGFIKEHETSNVAAAMVLQHPELEAIYVSWDAAAEGVVEALRSLGRRDIKVITHDLGVNNLLDMAMDGNVYGTIADRPFDIGQTMARLGAASTLGLPAPHFTLVPFDTVKRDNIAEIWQRAFQSPLPRLLNLALKQ; from the coding sequence ATGTCTACAGGAACTCAGATGAATGGCCACCGCCGTCGGACGTGGTTTAGCGGGATGTTTGCCGCTGCTGCGCTCTGCGCAACGTCGATGAGCTGGGCGGCACAAAGTATTGACTGGAGCAAAGCGGCAAAATCCAGTGATATCCACCTGACAGAGCAGCAGAGTGAACAAATTAAATCAAAAGATTTGACTGCAGCGCTAGTTTGGCATGGGGCCAGCCCCTGGGTGGCAGCGGTATCGCGCGGTGCACGCGCCGAATTTGAAAAGTTAGGCATTAAAGTGGTGGCTGCGACTGACGCGCAGTTTGACCCTGCGAAACAAGTGGCCGATCTGGAGAACATTGCTGCATTGAAGCCCGATATTATTCTTTCGCTCAGCGTCGATGGGGTCAGTACCAAACAAAGCTATGCCAAAGCCATTGAGCGTGGTGCCAAACTGGTATTGCTGAGTAACCCCATCCCGGGGTTTGAGCAAGGCAAAGATTTTGTCGGTATTGTGACGGATGACATGTTTGGGATGGGTAAAGCGGCGGCTGATCTGACGGCCGATGCCTTGGGTGATAAAGGTAAGATCGGCATGATTTACCACGATGCCAGCTACTTTATCACCAATAATCGTGATAATGCTTATCGCAAGGGCCTGAAAGCTTACCCCGGATTAAATGTGGTCATTGAGCGGGGGTTCATCAAAGAGCATGAGACCAGCAATGTCGCAGCGGCGATGGTATTGCAGCACCCTGAGCTGGAAGCCATTTATGTGTCCTGGGATGCCGCCGCGGAAGGGGTGGTGGAAGCACTGCGTTCTTTAGGTCGACGCGATATTAAAGTGATCACCCACGACCTGGGCGTGAACAACCTGCTGGATATGGCGATGGATGGCAATGTGTATGGCACTATTGCAGACAGGCCATTCGACATCGGGCAAACCATGGCCCGGCTCGGTGCTGCTTCTACCCTGGGTTTACCGGCGCCACACTTTACCTTAGTGCCGTTTGACACCGTTAAGCGAGACAATATTGCTGAGATCTGGCAGCGCGCCTTTCAGTCGCCCCTGCCAAGACTCCTGAATTTAGCGTTAAAACAATAA
- a CDS encoding ABC transporter permease: protein MSVNQLPMQQLKLLAVKREFFIYYIFLAVMLIFAVALHDTGFFSLTNFMNIVRQTAPITVMAVGLTFALAVGHIDLSIGSVVALSALVGALLLQHVGIPLAVLGALSVGLIVGLINGLLIERLQVSSLLITLGTMGVITGLSRQLTNLESVPIIDQTFTAFFGAGEVFGIPSLFIWTLVIAALGYVVLTKLAFGKHLLAVGGSPKAALAMGIKVTQVRIYALVISSMAAALAGLLYAGRLHGARYTLGEADLLTVIAAVAIGGTSLFGGRACIIGAILGSWLMGMINNGLILSGFSTNEQMIARGAILIVAVAIGVKELKNG, encoded by the coding sequence ATGAGCGTTAATCAACTACCTATGCAGCAACTCAAGTTGCTGGCTGTGAAACGAGAGTTTTTTATCTACTATATATTCCTTGCAGTGATGCTGATTTTTGCAGTCGCACTGCATGATACGGGCTTTTTTAGTCTGACTAACTTTATGAACATCGTGCGTCAAACGGCACCGATCACTGTGATGGCGGTGGGGCTGACCTTTGCGCTGGCAGTCGGCCATATTGACTTATCGATAGGCTCTGTGGTGGCTTTATCTGCCCTGGTGGGCGCCCTGCTGTTGCAACATGTGGGTATTCCTCTGGCCGTGCTGGGGGCACTCAGTGTCGGTTTGATTGTCGGCCTGATCAACGGTTTGTTGATTGAGCGTTTGCAGGTGTCATCTTTGTTGATCACCCTGGGCACTATGGGCGTGATCACCGGTCTGTCGCGCCAGCTGACGAACCTGGAGTCGGTGCCAATCATTGATCAAACTTTCACCGCGTTTTTTGGTGCTGGTGAAGTGTTTGGCATTCCTTCCTTATTTATCTGGACCCTGGTGATAGCGGCACTGGGCTATGTGGTCCTGACTAAGCTTGCCTTTGGTAAGCACTTACTTGCAGTGGGCGGCAGCCCTAAAGCGGCTCTGGCGATGGGGATTAAAGTGACTCAGGTGCGCATTTATGCCCTGGTTATTTCTTCTATGGCGGCTGCGCTGGCCGGACTCTTGTATGCCGGTCGTTTGCACGGCGCGCGTTATACCCTGGGTGAGGCAGATCTGCTGACAGTCATTGCAGCCGTTGCGATTGGCGGCACCAGCCTGTTTGGTGGTCGCGCGTGTATTATCGGCGCCATTCTGGGGTCCTGGTTAATGGGCATGATCAACAACGGTCTGATCTTGTCTGGTTTTTCCACAAACGAACAAATGATAGCGCGCGGCGCCATCTTGATTGTGGCAGTGGCAATTGGTGTCAAGGAGTTGAAAAATGGTTAG
- a CDS encoding ATP-binding cassette domain-containing protein: MVRSALDQIALEVRDVHKRFGGVHALKGVSFTINKGEVVGLLGDNGAGKSTLVRCISGIHPPDEGAILVNGQPVHIDSPLASREAGIETVFQDLAMVPEFDITENLFLNREIRHKNPILRRLGWLDKKAMEKRAKKALNRLNSRIPSYQEQIHRLSGGQRQAVAIARAVNWGADIVIMDEPTAALGVEQSAQVNELINVISSQGVAVLLISHNMQHVVETCDRAVVLYQGQSVADVSVSDVTKEDLVGLITGAKSAA; encoded by the coding sequence ATGGTTAGAAGTGCATTGGATCAAATCGCCCTCGAAGTGAGGGATGTACATAAGCGTTTTGGTGGTGTACATGCGCTTAAAGGCGTGAGCTTTACCATCAACAAAGGCGAAGTTGTGGGGTTGCTCGGCGACAATGGTGCTGGTAAATCAACCCTGGTGCGCTGTATCTCCGGGATCCACCCGCCCGATGAAGGGGCCATTCTGGTCAATGGTCAGCCGGTACATATTGACTCTCCTTTGGCATCACGTGAAGCGGGAATAGAAACGGTGTTTCAGGACCTGGCCATGGTGCCGGAGTTCGATATCACAGAAAACCTGTTTCTTAACCGAGAGATCCGTCATAAGAATCCAATCTTACGCCGACTTGGCTGGCTGGATAAAAAAGCCATGGAGAAGCGTGCGAAGAAAGCCCTGAACAGACTGAACAGTCGTATCCCCAGTTATCAGGAACAGATCCATCGCCTGTCTGGTGGTCAGCGTCAGGCTGTTGCCATTGCTCGTGCGGTGAACTGGGGAGCTGACATTGTGATCATGGATGAGCCGACGGCAGCGCTGGGGGTTGAGCAGAGTGCGCAGGTCAATGAACTGATCAATGTGATCAGCTCTCAGGGGGTTGCCGTTCTGCTGATCAGTCACAACATGCAGCATGTGGTCGAAACCTGTGATCGTGCGGTGGTTTTGTATCAGGGGCAGTCAGTGGCAGATGTGTCGGTCAGCGATGTGACCAAAGAAGACTTGGTCGGGCTGATCACGGGCGCTAAATCCGCCGCCTAA